Below is a window of Plasmodium gaboni strain SY75 chromosome 11, whole genome shotgun sequence DNA.
atgtaatatatatacaacatacaatacaaaattattaattttttacaacatatatgtgtatatatgtattatttcAACATTTGTGAAATGTTAAAATAAAGGTAAGtactttatataataatattatatttcaGATTTGGGTACTTTATTAAACTgatagaaatatttttgaagTTTTTCTGCTTCTTCCTGTCTTACATGAAATATGTTAGATAATTTAGGAACATTAAATGTGTCTTGAAGAATGTTATTACTATTTATTGgtttataaaaattgtttaatgataaaaataatgatatagAATTATAGtcctttttaataaatggTAATAAATGAGTCTTTCTGTATATTTCATAAACATGATAATTAATCAAAGAAAaactttttaattttgaataaaatttgtttatataaaagtataaatttttaataaatttatttgtattattatgatttgtattatttgtaacttttatatttcttttattttttaaaacttGATTCACATATTGAGTAGAATCCATAAGTGTGTATTCATTTTCTATtagaaatgaaaaaaacttttcaatttcttttaatatttctttttttggtttttcatatattatttgattttttttcataagttcataatcttttttaataaaattaaaatgtgTTAAAGAATTTCTAGGGAATTCATAGGActgtaaattttttttatcatttatattgaaatttttatttggTTGCATATTAgaatttaaataaatattatttagaatgatataatttttttttttaatcaACTGAACATTTTGTacatttttcatataatttataaaataataaaataaattaaaagatctaaataataacatattaattaaattattaatttcgATATTAGAATTgatttttttacatatatattcatcattataaaaatttttccttgtattttcatttgtattaatagacactttttttttaaatatattatataacaaatttaaaaaaattgaataTCGTTTATTATTTCCATCATCATTCATAATACTATgcataatatttttttgtaattctatttttatattttcatcatcacATAAAAATCTTCTCAAAGAAACAACAGATGGTTTATATTTCTGTAAGAAATAAGAATATCGTATtacattttcttttttatttaacaagttctgaatatatatataacttatattatgtttttttaatatcattCCTATTTCATCATAATCATTATTACCTTGGAAATATCTATTTACTTTTAATAGGattttcttaaaaatatttaaattatctaaatcatgttttataaaaatcaaATCACCTGTATTCAAACTTATATCAATTTCATAATCAGTTGTATACCCCCATGCCTTTccataaaaataattcaaagCTTCCTCTTTATCACtctctttatttttatttgatgAATTACGAAAAAAGGACACtctttttttgttttcatACATCTTCTCTTCTTCTAATACAGTtgttcttttattttttattaaaatattcctatcaaaattttttaagaaCAAACTTTTATTAAAGCTTTCATTTTCTCGCACGTTGGTAATTCTCTTAATTTCgttaaataataatataccTACAGGTGTTGCACACACAAAggtttttaaaaaaaatgatgagCCTTTGGgcatattattttgttaaGATCAAGatatgaaaatatgaaaCAAATCAAGTGCATACATCAAATAGGggaaaagaaaagaaaagaaaaatatataatgtgAAACAGTATAATGacaaatattaaaaaggaaaggggaaaaaaataataataataaattaaagtaataatactttcatttttttatcacCTAAAAATAAATCTCCTTATATTAAAATTCCTTTTCAACAATTCacttaaaatattatatatatatatatatattaattctattggttcatatatttttattttttttatttttatttttatttttcatattattgTACTACATGTATGTATATGCATTAAATTTATGTTCTCTTTTTTTCCATTCTTTAATAGaacaataattatatattttttttcttttaacATATAACATTTAATCGTATTTCAAATAAATCAATTTAGAACACCATgattcttttatttatttatttatttatttatcaattttaatttttttttttttttttaaattattaaatatcATATATCTCAATAGAAGTTAATGAGGAAATACAGCACACGTTATTACACTTTTCGTTATAAGCTATTATAACAACTTTTAAAtaacaaaagaaaaacgaaaaagaaaaaaaaaaaaataataaatataaaatgtgatatatgatataaaaagtaataaatatatatattatatatataattataatatatattacgAATAAACggtaatatatatatatatataatatatataataatacacatatcataaaatatgtaaaaaaaaaaaaaaaaaaaaaaagaggaaaaatggtggaaaaaaaaaaaactgtgaaaaaataatataactgaaaattttattaaaaaagtcttcagtattatataaatttttttttttctttttctttgggtgtaaaaaaaacaaacgtgaaatattaataatataaacatatatatatatatatatatgtatataattactagttgtaaattatattatattata
It encodes the following:
- a CDS encoding hypothetical protein (conserved Plasmodium protein, unknown function), with amino-acid sequence MPKGSSFFLKTFVCATPVGILLFNEIKRITNVRENESFNKSLFLKNFDRNILIKNKRTTVLEEEKMYENKKRVSFFRNSSNKNKESDKEEALNYFYGKAWGYTTDYEIDISLNTGDLIFIKHDLDNLNIFKKILLKVNRYFQGNNDYDEIGMILKKHNISYIYIQNLLNKKENVIRYSYFLQKYKPSVVSLRRFLCDDENIKIELQKNIMHSIMNDDGNNKRYSIFLNLLYNIFKKKVSINTNENTRKNFYNDEYICKKINSNIEINNLINMLLFRSFNLFYYFINYMKNVQNVQLIKKKNYIILNNIYLNSNMQPNKNFNINDKKNLQSYEFPRNSLTHFNFIKKDYELMKKNQIIYEKPKKEILKEIEKFFSFLIENEYTLMDSTQYVNQVLKNKRNIKVTNNTNHNNTNKFIKNLYFYINKFYSKLKSFSLINYHVYEIYRKTHLLPFIKKDYNSISLFLSLNNFYKPINSNNILQDTFNVPKLSNIFHVRQEEAEKLQKYFYQFNKVPKSEI